One window of the Janthinobacterium sp. PAMC25594 genome contains the following:
- the xylB gene encoding xylulokinase, which produces MSLGIDLGTSELKTVLMDSTGAVRGQASVRIDTSRPQPGWSEQAPQDWWAACVNALGQLRAGWPQDYAQIACIGLSGQMHGAVLLDANDNVIRPAILWNDARAEAEAATLARDYPAYADVTGSLPMAGLTAPKLLWLQKHEPDAFAAIACLLSPKDYLRLRLTGIKLTDMSDAAGTLWLDEAKRAWFAPMLAACGLALEQMPALAEGDAATGTVLAAIADQLGLSMDVVVAGGGGDNPVSAVGIGAVNGGDSFISLGTSAAIVSVTEAPLGNPAGGVHSFCHALPRRWYAMGAILSGASCLRWATSVLGKPDEAALLALVEAGLPLDAPIAPSAPLFLPYLSGERTPHNDPQVRGAFLQLGHDSTPAQLGYAVLEGVAFALRDAMAAVTSTGAVVPHCMLVGGGARSQYWAQLLANVLGRDMRTLHNSELSASLGAAKLGFAAIGDASLLTQGLPIKNTFLPDTAHSAALSIRYGRYRSLFPAVQALHQLSDKE; this is translated from the coding sequence ATTTCCCTCGGTATCGACCTCGGTACCTCCGAACTGAAAACCGTGTTGATGGACAGCACTGGCGCCGTGCGCGGCCAGGCGTCCGTACGCATCGACACCAGCCGCCCGCAGCCGGGCTGGTCCGAACAGGCGCCGCAGGACTGGTGGGCCGCCTGCGTCAACGCGCTGGGCCAGCTGCGCGCCGGCTGGCCGCAGGACTATGCGCAGATCGCCTGCATCGGCCTGTCGGGCCAGATGCATGGCGCCGTGCTGCTCGATGCCAACGACAACGTGATCCGTCCCGCCATCCTGTGGAACGACGCGCGCGCCGAAGCCGAGGCGGCGACCCTGGCGCGCGACTATCCCGCCTACGCGGACGTGACGGGCAGCCTGCCCATGGCGGGCCTGACGGCGCCAAAACTGCTGTGGCTGCAAAAGCATGAGCCTGACGCGTTTGCCGCCATCGCCTGCCTGCTGTCGCCGAAAGACTATCTGCGCCTGCGCTTGACAGGGATCAAACTGACGGACATGTCCGACGCGGCCGGCACCCTGTGGCTGGACGAGGCCAAGCGCGCCTGGTTCGCCCCCATGCTGGCCGCCTGCGGCCTGGCACTGGAACAGATGCCGGCGCTGGCCGAAGGCGACGCCGCCACGGGCACCGTGCTGGCCGCCATCGCCGACCAGCTGGGCTTGTCCATGGACGTGGTGGTGGCCGGTGGCGGCGGCGACAACCCCGTCTCGGCCGTGGGTATCGGCGCCGTCAACGGCGGCGACAGTTTTATTTCGCTGGGCACCAGCGCCGCCATCGTTTCCGTCACCGAAGCGCCTTTGGGCAACCCGGCTGGCGGCGTGCACAGCTTTTGCCACGCCCTGCCCAGGCGCTGGTATGCGATGGGCGCCATCCTGTCCGGCGCCAGCTGTCTGCGCTGGGCGACCAGCGTGCTGGGCAAGCCCGACGAGGCAGCCCTGCTCGCGCTGGTGGAAGCGGGCTTGCCGCTCGATGCCCCCATCGCGCCGTCGGCACCCCTGTTCCTGCCGTATCTGTCGGGCGAACGCACGCCGCATAACGACCCGCAAGTGCGCGGCGCCTTCTTGCAACTGGGCCACGACAGCACGCCGGCGCAGCTCGGCTACGCCGTGCTCGAAGGCGTGGCCTTTGCCTTGCGCGACGCCATGGCGGCCGTCACCTCGACCGGTGCCGTGGTTCCCCACTGCATGCTGGTGGGCGGCGGCGCGCGCAGCCAGTACTGGGCGCAGCTGCTGGCCAATGTGCTGGGGCGCGACATGCGCACCCTGCACAACAGCGAACTGTCGGCCAGCCTCGGTGCGGCCAAGCTGGGCTTTGCCGCCATCGGTGACGCCAGCCTGCTGACGCAGGGCTTGCCCATCAAAAACACTTTCCTGCCCGATACCGCGCACAGCGCAGCCTTGAGCATCCGCTACGGCCGCTACCGTAGCCTGTTTCCAGCCGTGCAAGCTCTGCACCAACTCAGTGATAAGGAATAG
- a CDS encoding LacI family DNA-binding transcriptional regulator, which produces MATMEDVARAADVSLSTVSHVLNGTRKVSPKTVAAVNAAMQQIGYVPNMLARALAGSSSGTIGVAISAFTNHYFSETVRAIEAACTRHGLMMLFSDTHDDPEQELKVVQNLHQRRVDGIVLAPSGDPHNRALAYLNSNKIASVLVDRMSPQPFDQVGVENIEATAELVSHLITTHRHRRIGFIAGAPGLSTTHERIDGYRLALQRANIVFDPELLRSGDSNLERSGAATRELLALPAGQRPTAIVAGNNLMTIGTMHALRDAHIAVPQDVALAGFDDFDWADYFSPRLTVMAQPLEELGAMAVDLLIDRIANPGRAQHVQRLSPTLRVRNSCGCP; this is translated from the coding sequence ATGGCCACCATGGAAGATGTAGCGCGGGCGGCGGACGTATCGCTGTCGACCGTCTCGCACGTACTCAACGGCACCCGCAAGGTCAGCCCGAAAACCGTCGCCGCCGTCAACGCGGCCATGCAGCAGATCGGCTATGTGCCGAACATGCTGGCGCGCGCGCTGGCCGGCTCGTCGTCGGGCACCATCGGCGTGGCCATTTCCGCCTTCACCAATCATTACTTCAGCGAAACCGTGCGCGCCATCGAGGCCGCCTGCACGCGCCACGGCTTGATGATGCTGTTTTCCGATACGCATGACGATCCCGAGCAGGAACTCAAGGTGGTGCAGAACTTGCACCAGCGCCGTGTCGACGGCATCGTGCTGGCACCGTCCGGCGATCCGCACAACCGCGCCCTCGCCTATTTAAACAGCAACAAGATCGCTTCCGTGCTGGTCGACCGCATGTCGCCGCAACCGTTCGACCAGGTGGGCGTGGAAAACATCGAGGCGACGGCCGAACTGGTCAGCCACTTGATCACGACCCACCGCCACCGCCGCATCGGCTTCATCGCGGGGGCGCCCGGCCTGTCCACGACGCACGAGCGTATCGACGGCTACCGCCTGGCCTTGCAGCGCGCCAATATCGTTTTTGACCCCGAACTGCTGCGTTCGGGCGACTCCAACCTGGAACGCAGCGGCGCGGCCACGCGCGAACTGCTGGCCCTGCCTGCTGGACAACGCCCGACGGCCATCGTAGCCGGCAACAACCTGATGACCATCGGCACCATGCACGCCTTGCGCGACGCGCACATTGCTGTACCGCAAGACGTCGCGCTGGCCGGCTTCGATGATTTCGACTGGGCCGATTACTTCAGCCCCCGCCTGACCGTGATGGCCCAGCCGCTCGAAGAGCTGGGCGCCATGGCCGTCGACCTGTTAATCGACCGTATCGCCAATCCGGGCCGCGCCCAGCACGTGCAGCGTTTGTCGCCAACCTTGCGCGTACGCAACTCCTGCGGCTGCCCCTGA
- a CDS encoding NRDE family protein: protein MCLIVFAWKVNPHIPLIAAANRDEFYERASAPAGVWPEHPQVYAGRDLQAGGSWMGITQAGSGSSRFAAITNIRSPQDRNPDAPSRGALVADYLAGDMSPQDYIAQIRPGCKAYNGFNLVLGDATTLIWFSNRGDGDARNGQPLEPGIYGLSNALLDAPWPKVLKTKAQFASLLCQGAPDDAYFDMLADTTRAPDFRLPDTGVPLDLERVLSAVCIETPGYGTRTSTVIKLFADSPGELHELVIQ, encoded by the coding sequence ATGTGCCTGATCGTTTTTGCCTGGAAAGTCAATCCGCACATCCCGCTGATTGCCGCCGCCAACCGCGACGAATTCTATGAACGCGCCAGCGCCCCCGCCGGCGTCTGGCCCGAGCACCCGCAAGTGTATGCGGGCCGCGACCTGCAGGCGGGCGGCAGCTGGATGGGCATCACGCAGGCCGGCAGCGGCAGCTCGCGCTTTGCCGCCATCACGAATATCCGCAGCCCGCAAGACCGCAACCCGGACGCCCCCTCGCGCGGCGCCCTGGTGGCCGACTATCTGGCCGGCGACATGTCGCCGCAAGACTACATCGCGCAAATCCGTCCCGGATGCAAAGCCTACAACGGTTTTAACCTGGTGCTGGGCGACGCCACTACCCTGATCTGGTTTTCCAACCGCGGCGATGGCGATGCGCGCAATGGCCAGCCTCTGGAACCGGGCATCTACGGCCTGTCGAACGCCCTGCTGGACGCGCCGTGGCCGAAAGTCTTGAAGACCAAGGCCCAGTTCGCCAGCTTGCTGTGCCAGGGCGCACCCGACGACGCCTACTTCGACATGCTGGCCGACACCACGCGCGCACCGGACTTCCGCTTGCCCGACACGGGCGTGCCGCTCGACCTCGAGCGCGTGCTGTCCGCCGTCTGCATCGAAACGCCGGGCTACGGCACGCGCACCTCCACCGTCATCAAACTGTTCGCGGACTCGCCCGGCGAATTGCATGAGCTGGTGATCCAGTAG
- a CDS encoding DUF4936 family protein: protein MKDLYIYYQVKEEHAQALEARVRALQAKLAAASGVAPQLKRRPEAKDGLQTWMEIYPVVGEGFAELLAAAADEALLLSLTAGARHTEVFMDLPPCA from the coding sequence ATGAAAGATTTGTACATTTACTATCAGGTAAAGGAAGAGCACGCCCAGGCGCTGGAAGCCAGGGTGCGTGCCTTGCAGGCGAAACTGGCGGCCGCCTCCGGCGTGGCGCCACAGCTAAAGCGCCGCCCGGAAGCCAAAGATGGCTTGCAGACGTGGATGGAAATCTACCCCGTCGTCGGCGAAGGTTTTGCCGAACTGCTGGCCGCTGCCGCCGACGAGGCGCTCTTGCTGTCATTGACGGCCGGCGCGCGGCATACGGAAGTGTTCATGGATTTGCCCCCATGTGCCTGA
- a CDS encoding folate-binding protein YgfZ, giving the protein MEIMNNWNQFLTAQGARPAAIDGAPDGTANAPIADFGQSLTVSQLQEGFVAAITDQGLIGLNGDEAASFLHGQLTNDVEHLNQEQVRLAGYCTPKGRLLASFLMWRNATTIYLQLPRAIQPAIQKRLQMFVLRAKAKLHDASFDEANQVVLGLGGQRASAALSAWFPVLPATPFNKVDHALGTLLRVADVFGSARYEWLTSAATARDVWPQLAEKLAKGGNDAWQLSEIHAGIPQITAATQEQFVPQMVNFELLGGVNFKKGCYPGQEIVARSQYLGKLKRRTTLVSIADAAAVAGGELFAVSDPEQPCGMLVNAAPNGDGGIDALVEMKLGAIAEGSSAAGAVRYGSAQGAAVQFLPMPYVLDALDL; this is encoded by the coding sequence ATGGAAATTATGAATAACTGGAATCAATTTTTAACTGCACAAGGCGCCCGCCCCGCTGCCATCGATGGCGCGCCTGACGGCACCGCGAACGCTCCTATTGCCGATTTTGGCCAGTCCCTGACAGTGTCCCAGCTACAAGAAGGTTTTGTCGCGGCCATCACGGACCAGGGTTTGATCGGCCTGAACGGCGACGAGGCAGCCAGTTTCCTGCACGGCCAGCTGACCAACGACGTGGAACACCTGAACCAGGAGCAAGTGCGCCTGGCCGGCTACTGCACGCCGAAAGGCCGCCTGCTGGCCAGTTTCCTGATGTGGCGCAACGCCACCACCATTTATCTGCAATTGCCGCGCGCCATACAGCCGGCCATCCAGAAGCGTTTACAAATGTTCGTGCTGCGCGCCAAGGCCAAGCTGCACGATGCATCGTTTGATGAAGCGAACCAGGTCGTCCTGGGCCTTGGCGGCCAACGGGCCAGCGCGGCCCTGTCCGCCTGGTTCCCCGTCCTGCCCGCCACGCCGTTCAACAAGGTGGACCATGCGCTGGGCACCCTGCTGCGCGTGGCCGATGTGTTTGGCAGCGCCCGCTATGAATGGCTGACGTCCGCCGCCACGGCGCGCGACGTGTGGCCACAGCTGGCGGAAAAACTCGCCAAGGGCGGCAATGACGCCTGGCAATTGTCCGAGATCCACGCGGGCATCCCGCAGATCACGGCCGCCACGCAAGAGCAATTCGTGCCGCAAATGGTCAATTTTGAACTGCTGGGCGGCGTCAATTTCAAGAAAGGCTGCTATCCGGGCCAGGAAATCGTCGCGCGCAGCCAGTACCTGGGCAAGCTCAAGCGCCGCACCACCCTCGTCAGCATCGCTGACGCAGCGGCAGTAGCCGGCGGCGAACTGTTCGCCGTCAGCGACCCCGAGCAACCTTGCGGCATGCTCGTCAACGCCGCGCCCAACGGTGACGGCGGCATCGATGCCCTCGTTGAAATGAAGCTGGGGGCGATAGCGGAAGGTTCAAGCGCCGCCGGGGCCGTGCGCTACGGTTCGGCCCAGGGCGCCGCCGTGCAATTCCTGCCCATGCCTTATGTGCTCGACGCACTCGATTTGTGA
- the mltG gene encoding endolytic transglycosylase MltG, with amino-acid sequence MAFFKKLVVSSVIAAIGVGGTFVYWAQQPITTEGDAIPFTITPGSGAHAAGQQIADAGVPIVPILFNLLARVEGKTSKIKAGSYELKPGTTPQRLITQLARGEFAQESLTIIEGWTFRQMRMAMASHPGLKHDTVGLSDKELMAKISPEFVLPEGLFFPDTYLFAKGASEMQIFKQAHTAMIGRLSEAWDKRDPALPYKNPYEALIMASIVEKETGQKSERAMIAGVFVNRLKTGMLLQTDPTVIYGMGDNYQGKIRKRDLEADTPYNTYTRGGLPPTPIALAGAQSLTAALAPARTQALYFVARGDGTSQFSANLPDHNRAVNQYQR; translated from the coding sequence ATGGCTTTCTTTAAAAAACTTGTAGTCAGTTCGGTCATCGCCGCCATCGGCGTCGGTGGTACTTTTGTGTATTGGGCGCAGCAGCCCATCACCACGGAAGGCGACGCGATCCCGTTTACGATCACGCCGGGCAGTGGCGCGCATGCGGCCGGCCAGCAGATCGCGGACGCGGGCGTGCCCATCGTGCCCATCCTGTTCAACCTGCTGGCGCGCGTCGAAGGCAAGACGTCGAAGATCAAGGCCGGTTCCTACGAGCTGAAACCGGGCACGACGCCACAGCGTCTGATCACGCAGCTGGCACGCGGTGAGTTCGCGCAAGAATCGCTGACCATCATCGAAGGTTGGACCTTCAGGCAGATGCGCATGGCCATGGCCAGCCACCCTGGCCTCAAGCACGATACCGTGGGCTTGTCCGACAAGGAGCTGATGGCGAAAATCAGCCCCGAGTTTGTGCTGCCGGAAGGCTTGTTCTTCCCGGATACCTATCTGTTCGCCAAGGGCGCCAGCGAAATGCAGATTTTCAAGCAGGCGCACACGGCCATGATCGGTCGCCTGTCCGAAGCGTGGGACAAGCGCGATCCGGCCTTGCCATATAAAAACCCGTATGAGGCGCTGATCATGGCGTCGATCGTGGAAAAGGAAACGGGGCAAAAGTCCGAACGGGCCATGATCGCCGGCGTCTTCGTCAACCGCCTGAAGACGGGCATGCTGCTGCAGACGGACCCGACCGTGATCTATGGCATGGGCGATAACTACCAGGGCAAGATCCGCAAACGCGACCTGGAAGCGGACACCCCGTACAATACCTACACGCGCGGCGGCTTGCCGCCCACGCCGATCGCCCTCGCTGGCGCACAATCGCTGACGGCGGCGCTGGCGCCGGCCCGCACGCAGGCGCTGTATTTCGTCGCGCGCGGCGACGGCACCAGCCAGTTCTCGGCCAACTTGCCCGACCATAACCGCGCCGTGAACCAGTACCAGCGCTAA
- the tmk gene encoding dTMP kinase produces MTQHYQPRFITFEGIDGAGKSTHIGFVADYLRQRGVSLVSSREPGGTSLGEKLRELLLHEKMHLETEALLMFASRREHIAQVIAPALARGEWVISDRFTDASFAYQGGGRGMDLRKMEQLEAWVHPHLQPDITFLFDVPLAVARARLDATRALDKFEQEQADFFAATRNEYLRRAAEFPQRFRIIDSTQSIADIQVQLAKLLDALLEQSVATR; encoded by the coding sequence ATGACACAACACTATCAACCCCGCTTCATCACCTTCGAAGGCATCGATGGCGCGGGCAAGTCGACGCATATCGGTTTTGTCGCCGACTACCTGCGGCAGCGGGGCGTCAGCCTCGTATCGTCGCGCGAACCGGGCGGCACCAGCCTGGGCGAAAAGCTGCGCGAACTGCTGCTGCATGAAAAAATGCACCTGGAAACGGAAGCCTTGCTGATGTTCGCCAGCCGCCGCGAACACATCGCGCAAGTCATCGCGCCCGCTTTGGCGCGGGGCGAGTGGGTCATTTCCGACCGCTTTACCGATGCCAGCTTCGCCTACCAGGGCGGCGGGCGGGGCATGGACTTGCGCAAGATGGAGCAGCTGGAAGCATGGGTGCACCCGCACCTGCAGCCGGACATCACTTTCCTGTTCGACGTGCCGCTGGCCGTGGCCCGTGCCCGCCTCGACGCCACGCGCGCCCTGGATAAATTCGAGCAGGAGCAGGCCGATTTCTTTGCCGCCACGCGCAACGAATACCTGCGCCGCGCGGCTGAGTTCCCGCAGCGCTTCCGCATCATCGATTCCACGCAAAGCATTGCCGATATTCAAGTGCAACTGGCAAAACTGCTTGATGCATTACTTGAACAAAGTGTTGCAACACGTTGA
- a CDS encoding DNA polymerase III subunit delta': MISSLYPWQQDAWQQLQALRPRMPHAILFHGAQGIGKADFIEHFAQALLCEDVRADGHACGTCASCGWFSQGNHPDYRRVRPEALEDDVADDGEEGEGAKKSAKTKTPSKDIKIEQIRNLADFMNISTHRQGLRVVVLYPAEALNTPASNALLKTLEEPPPGTVFLLASNSLDRLLPTILSRCRKFALPMPSHEQALAWLKVQGLNDADSWLREQGGAPLAALAQSESGGREETEQLLQVLANPGVEAALKAADKLQKAPLAPLVASLQRWLYDVFSVKLSGTIRYYPRHRRELEALAGRINVSRLMAVIKAANERRAIAEHPLSPKLFLEDMLLDYASSCQ, translated from the coding sequence ATGATCAGTTCTCTCTATCCGTGGCAGCAGGACGCCTGGCAGCAATTGCAAGCCTTGCGCCCGCGCATGCCGCACGCCATTTTGTTCCATGGCGCGCAAGGCATCGGCAAGGCCGACTTCATCGAGCATTTCGCGCAAGCCTTGCTGTGCGAAGACGTGCGCGCCGACGGCCATGCCTGCGGCACCTGCGCCTCGTGCGGCTGGTTTAGCCAGGGCAACCATCCCGATTACCGCCGCGTGCGTCCGGAAGCGCTGGAAGATGACGTGGCCGACGACGGCGAAGAGGGCGAGGGCGCGAAGAAAAGCGCCAAGACCAAGACGCCGTCGAAAGACATCAAGATCGAGCAGATCCGCAACCTGGCCGACTTCATGAACATTTCCACGCACCGGCAAGGCTTGCGCGTGGTGGTGCTGTACCCGGCCGAGGCGCTCAACACGCCCGCCTCGAACGCCTTGCTGAAAACACTGGAAGAGCCGCCGCCCGGCACCGTGTTCCTGCTGGCTTCGAACAGCCTGGACCGATTGCTGCCGACGATCTTGTCGCGCTGCAGGAAATTTGCCTTGCCGATGCCCAGCCACGAGCAGGCCCTGGCCTGGCTCAAGGTCCAGGGCTTGAACGATGCGGACAGCTGGCTGCGCGAGCAGGGCGGCGCGCCGCTGGCCGCGCTGGCCCAGTCCGAATCGGGTGGCCGCGAAGAAACGGAACAATTGCTGCAAGTGCTGGCCAATCCCGGCGTGGAAGCGGCGTTGAAGGCGGCGGACAAATTGCAGAAGGCCCCGCTGGCACCGCTGGTGGCATCGCTGCAGCGCTGGCTGTACGACGTGTTTTCCGTCAAGTTGTCGGGCACCATACGCTACTACCCGCGCCACCGGCGCGAGCTGGAAGCGCTGGCCGGGCGCATCAACGTCAGCCGTTTGATGGCCGTCATCAAGGCCGCCAACGAGCGCCGGGCGATCGCCGAGCATCCTTTGTCGCCCAAGCTGTTTCTGGAAGACATGCTGCTCGACTACGCATCAAGCTGCCAATAG
- a CDS encoding VOC family protein — MKRVTGIGGIFFHAQDPAALRAWYQRHLGLDVQPWGGAAFSWTDAEGQPTGGTTIWSVASADSEQFAPGKAAFMVNYRVDDLDALLQALRDEGCTVLEKAPDSEYGQFGWVIDPEGNKVELWQPPEGQ; from the coding sequence ATGAAACGGGTCACTGGCATTGGCGGCATCTTTTTCCACGCGCAAGACCCGGCCGCGCTGCGCGCCTGGTACCAGCGCCACCTGGGCCTGGACGTGCAGCCATGGGGCGGGGCCGCCTTCAGCTGGACGGATGCCGAAGGCCAGCCCACGGGCGGCACCACCATCTGGTCCGTGGCATCAGCGGACAGCGAGCAGTTCGCGCCCGGCAAGGCTGCCTTCATGGTCAATTACCGGGTCGACGACCTCGACGCGCTGCTGCAAGCCTTGCGCGACGAGGGCTGCACCGTGCTGGAGAAGGCGCCGGACTCGGAATACGGCCAGTTCGGCTGGGTCATCGATCCCGAGGGCAACAAGGTGGAGCTGTGGCAGCCGCCCGAGGGACAATAG
- a CDS encoding carbonic anhydrase — translation MRDIIAGFLRFQKEVFPARRELFKTLATGQTPKALFISCSDSRMVPELVTQREPGELFVIRNAGNIVPSYGPEPGGVSATVEFAVSALNVSDIVICGHSDCGAMKAIATCACLDHMPAVRSWLHHADAARMINESVEHPTEQSRIDGMVRANVVAQLNNLRTHPSVALAMAQNRLTLHGWVYDIENGSLDALDESTGNFVPLAEHPASQL, via the coding sequence ATGCGCGACATTATTGCTGGATTTCTACGCTTCCAAAAAGAGGTTTTCCCTGCGCGCCGCGAATTGTTCAAGACCCTGGCCACGGGACAAACCCCGAAGGCCCTGTTCATTTCCTGCTCGGACAGCCGCATGGTGCCAGAGCTGGTGACGCAGCGCGAGCCAGGCGAACTCTTCGTGATCCGCAACGCGGGCAACATCGTGCCCTCGTATGGCCCGGAACCGGGCGGCGTCAGCGCCACGGTGGAATTTGCCGTGTCGGCCCTGAACGTGAGCGATATCGTCATTTGCGGCCATTCCGACTGCGGCGCGATGAAGGCGATCGCCACCTGCGCCTGCCTCGATCACATGCCGGCCGTGCGCAGCTGGCTGCACCATGCCGATGCGGCGCGCATGATCAACGAGTCGGTCGAGCATCCGACGGAACAGTCGCGCATCGACGGCATGGTGCGCGCCAACGTGGTGGCGCAACTGAATAACCTGCGCACCCATCCTTCGGTGGCGCTGGCCATGGCGCAGAACCGGCTGACCCTGCACGGCTGGGTGTACGACATCGAGAACGGTTCCCTCGATGCGCTCGACGAGTCGACCGGCAACTTCGTTCCGCTGGCGGAACACCCGGCCTCGCAGCTGTAA
- a CDS encoding TatD family hydrolase — MYIDSHCHINFPELAARMPEILAKMAENKVTHALCVSVDLPDFPQVLALAEQYPHIFASVGVHPDYEDTPEPSVEDLVRLADHPKIIAIGETGLDYFRLTGDLEWQRERFRTHIKASRITRKPLIIHTRAASEDTIRIMREEGAGVADGGVAGVMHCFTESLEVARAAIDMGFYISFSGIVTFKSAKDLQAVALEVPLERILIETDSPYLAPVPFRGRMNEPGYVAHVAEYLSTLKGIPLAQVAQQTTDNFFKLFNQLP, encoded by the coding sequence ATGTATATCGATTCCCATTGCCATATCAATTTCCCCGAGCTGGCTGCTCGCATGCCCGAGATCCTCGCCAAGATGGCCGAGAACAAGGTGACGCACGCGCTGTGCGTGTCCGTCGACTTGCCGGACTTCCCGCAGGTGCTGGCCCTGGCCGAGCAGTATCCGCACATTTTCGCCTCCGTCGGCGTGCATCCCGACTACGAAGATACGCCTGAACCGTCCGTGGAAGACCTGGTGCGGCTGGCCGACCACCCGAAGATCATCGCCATCGGCGAGACGGGCCTCGACTATTTCCGCCTGACGGGCGACCTCGAATGGCAGCGCGAACGTTTTCGCACGCACATCAAGGCTTCAAGAATCACCCGTAAACCCTTGATTATTCACACAAGAGCGGCCAGCGAAGACACCATCCGCATCATGCGCGAAGAGGGCGCGGGCGTGGCCGACGGCGGCGTGGCCGGCGTCATGCATTGCTTTACGGAATCGCTGGAAGTGGCGCGCGCCGCCATCGACATGGGTTTCTACATTTCCTTTTCCGGCATCGTCACGTTCAAGAGCGCCAAGGATTTGCAGGCCGTGGCCCTGGAAGTGCCGCTTGAGCGCATCCTGATCGAGACGGATTCGCCGTATCTGGCGCCCGTGCCGTTCCGCGGCCGCATGAACGAACCGGGCTATGTGGCCCACGTGGCGGAATACCTGTCGACCCTGAAAGGCATCCCGCTGGCCCAGGTGGCGCAGCAGACGACGGATAATTTCTTCAAGTTATTCAATCAGTTGCCGTAA
- a CDS encoding ankyrin repeat domain-containing protein, producing MMKKLAAAMLLCWATASQAAPDPDSFFRAVSVNNASGVRSMLLEGMNPNQPDTQRGDIPLVLALRDDADKVFKLLLDTPGIDIEARSANGNTALMMAAYKHKQDAVNALLAKGAKVNQSGWTALHYAASAGDLPIMKIFLERDAVVDARAPANVTPLMFAAREGQEGAVKLLLSWGADASLKSDHGWTAAQFAQAGDKPGVVAIIEAAQKARAGRK from the coding sequence ATGATGAAAAAACTCGCTGCGGCGATGCTCTTGTGCTGGGCGACTGCCAGCCAGGCGGCGCCGGATCCGGACAGCTTTTTCCGCGCCGTGTCCGTCAACAACGCCAGCGGCGTGCGCAGCATGCTGCTTGAGGGCATGAACCCGAACCAGCCTGATACGCAGCGGGGCGACATACCGCTCGTGCTGGCCCTGCGCGACGATGCGGACAAAGTGTTCAAGCTGCTGCTCGACACGCCCGGCATCGACATCGAAGCGCGCTCGGCCAATGGCAACACGGCGCTGATGATGGCGGCCTACAAGCACAAGCAGGACGCGGTGAACGCCTTGCTGGCCAAGGGCGCCAAGGTCAACCAGAGCGGCTGGACGGCGCTGCACTATGCGGCCTCGGCGGGCGACTTGCCCATCATGAAGATCTTTCTGGAGCGCGACGCCGTGGTCGATGCGCGCGCACCGGCCAACGTCACGCCGTTGATGTTCGCCGCCCGCGAAGGACAGGAAGGCGCCGTCAAACTGCTGCTGTCCTGGGGCGCGGACGCCAGCCTGAAAAGCGACCATGGCTGGACGGCCGCGCAGTTCGCCCAGGCCGGCGACAAGCCGGGCGTGGTGGCCATCATCGAAGCGGCGCAAAAGGCGCGCGCCGGCAGAAAGTAA